From Arcticibacter tournemirensis, one genomic window encodes:
- a CDS encoding DUF134 domain-containing protein yields MARIKKSRVIQRAPSFSGFKPFGIQTSSGEEVVLHLEEYESIKLCDYDHLTHEQAAKAMNVSRPTFTRVYQSARNKIARAFVEASGIRLEGGHSIVGINWYSCSCCEISFSCVTDDQPACPFCLSVNLSNVEQQ; encoded by the coding sequence ATGGCGCGAATAAAGAAATCAAGAGTAATACAGCGGGCTCCGTCTTTTTCGGGATTTAAGCCTTTTGGTATTCAAACATCGTCGGGCGAAGAGGTGGTACTTCATCTTGAAGAATATGAATCCATTAAACTCTGCGATTATGATCATCTTACACATGAACAGGCTGCTAAGGCAATGAACGTGTCGAGGCCTACTTTCACAAGGGTTTACCAGAGCGCCAGAAATAAAATTGCCAGGGCATTTGTAGAAGCTTCGGGTATCCGTCTGGAGGGAGGTCATTCTATTGTTGGAATCAACTGGTACTCATGCTCTTGCTGTGAGATCAGCTTTTCTTGTGTAACGGATGATCAGCCAGCCTGTCCTTTTTGTCTTTCAGTAAACCTGTCTAATGTTGAGCAACAATGA
- a CDS encoding NifB/NifX family molybdenum-iron cluster-binding protein produces the protein MIIAIALHNNTLNSPVHLQFGRCSFFAFYNGESDKVTYLENTEKDSLKDTGIAIASMLLSKRVSAVVAGRFGVKVADYLRGKQVQMIIPHRKDTTLADILKKVNSHK, from the coding sequence ATGATTATTGCCATAGCCCTTCATAACAATACCTTAAACTCACCCGTGCATCTTCAGTTTGGCCGCTGTTCTTTTTTTGCCTTCTATAACGGTGAATCGGACAAGGTTACTTATTTAGAAAATACTGAAAAGGACAGCCTGAAGGATACGGGCATAGCCATCGCTTCAATGCTCCTTTCAAAAAGGGTTTCGGCGGTAGTGGCAGGCCGTTTCGGCGTGAAAGTGGCAGATTATTTAAGAGGAAAACAAGTGCAGATGATCATCCCCCATAGGAAAGACACGACATTGGCGGATATCCTGAAAAAGGTTAATTCACACAAGTAG
- a CDS encoding NifB/NifX family molybdenum-iron cluster-binding protein produces MKIAIAVSGTDVSGHFGSAEAFRIFTLEPSGQVTETEIIQGSGECGCRSGIATVLAEHGVEVLLAGSMGTGSYTLLRRNRIVVLRGCSGEATTVLRDFLDGRLSDQGSNCSVHGEDHGEGHVCNHHHK; encoded by the coding sequence ATGAAAATAGCAATAGCCGTTTCGGGAACCGATGTTTCCGGGCATTTTGGAAGTGCAGAAGCCTTCAGGATATTTACCCTGGAACCTTCGGGACAAGTAACCGAAACTGAAATCATACAAGGATCGGGAGAGTGCGGATGCAGGTCGGGAATAGCAACCGTTTTGGCCGAACATGGGGTAGAAGTACTACTGGCGGGAAGTATGGGTACCGGCTCGTACACGCTGTTACGGCGTAATCGTATTGTGGTTTTAAGAGGATGTTCGGGCGAAGCAACCACCGTTTTAAGAGATTTCCTTGATGGTCGTCTTTCCGATCAGGGAAGTAATTGTTCAGTGCATGGCGAAGATCACGGGGAAGGGCATGTATGTAATCACCATCACAAATGA
- a CDS encoding acyl-CoA thioesterase → MISFSTKLRVQYCDTDQMSFAHHSNYVKYFELARLELLRSIGVSYVSIEEAGFILPVVDVKIHYIKPAFYDDELLIETRLPALKGARIVFLYHVTNQHGKLICEGETTLAFAGKVNKRACHPPAFFINAVHNAEVAV, encoded by the coding sequence ATGATAAGTTTCAGTACTAAATTAAGAGTCCAGTATTGCGATACAGACCAGATGAGCTTTGCACATCATTCCAATTATGTGAAATATTTCGAACTGGCGAGGCTGGAATTGTTGAGGAGCATAGGGGTTTCCTATGTTTCAATTGAGGAAGCTGGCTTTATCCTGCCGGTTGTAGACGTTAAAATACATTACATTAAGCCCGCTTTCTACGACGATGAACTTCTGATTGAAACCAGGCTTCCTGCTTTAAAAGGCGCAAGGATTGTATTTCTCTATCATGTAACCAATCAGCATGGGAAGCTCATCTGCGAAGGGGAAACGACGCTGGCATTTGCTGGTAAAGTCAACAAAAGGGCCTGCCATCCGCCTGCCTTTTTTATTAACGCTGTTCATAATGCGGAAGTAGCGGTGTGA
- a CDS encoding adenylate/guanylate cyclase domain-containing protein, producing the protein MKISSTSSYAPTAVAYPNILPPADAEEELAILFLDIRNFTGLMESRPAREVIEVVHRLFSMFNKIIKTFKGTVVEMAGDSLYAVFGFGSSIKEAANQSYQAARMMLESVQLFNDAYAAEYRQNPLEIGIGMHTGSVVVGQFGLESQQQQLSVMGLPVNIASRLQAKTKELNNDLIISEEAYGLLQGNASNGEKRTVSLPGLSSSQEVRLLGKPYYRNIPLEEPDCDLDYVLAISG; encoded by the coding sequence ATGAAAATTAGCTCTACATCCTCCTACGCACCAACTGCTGTTGCCTACCCGAATATCCTTCCGCCTGCCGATGCTGAAGAAGAACTGGCAATCTTGTTTTTAGATATCCGGAATTTTACTGGTTTGATGGAATCGCGACCAGCCAGAGAAGTTATCGAGGTAGTGCATCGGTTGTTTTCCATGTTTAATAAGATTATAAAAACGTTCAAAGGCACCGTTGTAGAGATGGCAGGAGACAGCCTTTATGCCGTTTTCGGATTCGGATCTTCTATCAAAGAAGCGGCAAATCAAAGCTATCAGGCCGCAAGGATGATGCTTGAGTCGGTTCAGTTGTTTAATGACGCATATGCCGCGGAATATCGGCAGAATCCGCTCGAAATTGGCATAGGCATGCATACTGGCAGTGTTGTCGTCGGGCAATTCGGACTTGAGTCGCAACAGCAGCAATTATCGGTAATGGGTTTACCTGTCAACATAGCATCACGCTTGCAGGCGAAAACAAAAGAGCTGAATAACGACCTTATCATTTCGGAAGAGGCTTACGGATTATTGCAGGGAAATGCCTCCAATGGTGAAAAAAGAACGGTCAGCTTGCCAGGCCTATCATCAAGTCAAGAAGTGCGCTTACTTGGCAAGCCTTACTACCGGAATATTCCTTTGGAGGAACCTGACTGCGATCTCGATTATGTACTCGCTATTTCGGGTTGA
- a CDS encoding DUF4886 domain-containing protein encodes MKKSFVKNVFALLLIAFYSLSVQAKDVIKILAIGNSFSDDAVENYLYELAKAAGDSLVIGNAYIGGCSLETHNKNAGSNAAAYSYRKIVGGKKTTIANSTLLSCIKDEPWDYISFQQASPNSGIYATYFPYLTDLMKYTKSNATNHRVKFILHRTWAYAKTSSHTGFANYHNNQDEMYRAIVDATRKVVKEVKGFKLLIPSGTAIQNARTSAIGDNLCRDGYHLELTYGRYTAACTWFEALTGKSVVGNTYVPETINSSKAKIAQNAAHYAIRKPDEVTSMASFSL; translated from the coding sequence ATGAAAAAGTCTTTTGTTAAGAATGTCTTCGCGCTGCTGCTTATTGCTTTTTACAGTCTGTCTGTTCAGGCGAAAGATGTAATTAAAATATTGGCCATAGGGAACAGCTTTTCTGATGATGCTGTCGAAAACTACCTCTACGAACTTGCTAAAGCTGCCGGTGATAGTCTGGTTATTGGAAACGCCTATATCGGTGGATGTTCATTAGAAACACATAATAAAAACGCCGGTTCAAACGCGGCGGCTTATTCTTACAGAAAGATTGTAGGCGGTAAAAAGACGACAATCGCTAATAGCACCTTGCTATCCTGTATTAAAGATGAACCCTGGGACTATATTAGCTTCCAGCAAGCGAGCCCGAATTCAGGGATATATGCAACCTACTTTCCATATTTAACCGACCTGATGAAATATACTAAAAGTAATGCAACCAATCATCGTGTTAAATTTATACTGCACCGCACCTGGGCCTATGCTAAAACATCATCGCATACCGGTTTCGCAAATTACCATAACAATCAGGATGAAATGTACCGGGCAATTGTTGATGCAACCAGGAAAGTTGTAAAAGAGGTAAAGGGCTTTAAACTTCTTATTCCATCCGGAACGGCCATTCAGAACGCCAGGACAAGTGCCATAGGAGATAATCTTTGCAGGGACGGCTATCACCTGGAGCTGACTTACGGTCGTTACACTGCCGCATGCACCTGGTTTGAAGCCCTTACGGGCAAAAGCGTAGTAGGCAACACGTATGTCCCTGAAACAATAAATAGCTCAAAAGCTAAAATAGCTCAGAATGCTGCGCATTATGCGATACGCAAACCTGATGAAGTAACTTCCATGGCCTCGTTTAGTTTATAA
- the efp gene encoding elongation factor P has translation MAKASEIKSGNILRFNGELVTVAEILHRTPGKGGAFYLGKFRNIKTGKIVEARLGTDEQVEICRVESNDYQYLYEEGDYFVVMDNVTFDQFNIPKSLFGPAAKFIKEGMNVIVSLESGEPIMAQAPNSVELEITYTEPAVKGDTSSGAQKYATTETGIEIKVPLFVNQGDKIKVDTRTGEYIERVK, from the coding sequence ATGGCAAAGGCATCCGAAATAAAATCGGGAAACATCTTACGTTTCAACGGCGAACTGGTGACAGTTGCAGAAATATTACACCGTACACCAGGTAAAGGCGGAGCCTTTTACTTAGGCAAGTTTCGCAATATCAAAACCGGAAAGATCGTAGAGGCCCGTTTAGGGACTGACGAGCAGGTGGAAATCTGCCGGGTAGAAAGCAATGACTACCAATATCTGTATGAAGAAGGCGACTACTTTGTGGTTATGGATAACGTCACCTTCGATCAGTTCAATATTCCAAAATCACTTTTCGGGCCAGCCGCAAAGTTTATAAAGGAAGGCATGAACGTGATCGTTTCTTTGGAGAGCGGAGAGCCAATTATGGCTCAGGCGCCGAATTCTGTAGAGCTGGAAATCACCTATACCGAGCCGGCTGTTAAAGGCGACACTTCTTCGGGCGCACAGAAATATGCTACCACAGAAACCGGTATCGAAATAAAAGTTCCTTTATTTGTGAACCAGGGCGATAAAATCAAAGTCGATACACGTACGGGCGAGTATATCGAGCGCGTAAAATAA
- a CDS encoding BamA/TamA family outer membrane protein, giving the protein MKRYLLTIFLFTLTLNLIAQDSVLYRVILIGDAGEIDMQQKNVVSDAVAKILTSRTSVFFLGDNIYPRGMGLPGSAEEKTTQEILKSQYEPLRKAGAPVYFLPGNHDWDRMGPAGLAKIKQQSRFLEMQNDSLLRMIPREGCPDPVEIPLSDSLTVIAFDSEWWVYTYNKTNQDGDCDCSTKDEIIMRLEELFFKNRHKVILLASHHPFQTYGTHGGYFSLKDHLFPLTAASKNLYIPLPVIGSLYPFLRNTFTNPEDVKHPLYQDMIRRIDGVFDKYPNLIHVAGHEHGLQLIKGEQFQVVSGAGAKNSYAKKGKHSLFADATQGYVIADILKDNAIQLTYYIYSDTGVSKAFSYKKPYVRVRDAEQAFYESFTGDSTTVAIRPDYEKASNWHRKLFGENYRKEWATETKLPLIRISEISGGLRPTKRGGGMQSKSLRLEDKNGKEWVIRSVEKSPDLLLPEALRETFARDWLDDAVSAQHPYSALVVPPLAHAANVPHTNPVIGVIAPDKNLGVYEKAFVNTVCLLEEREPLGESDNTFKVLDKIRKDNDNSYDSEAFLRARLLDLLIGDWDRHEDQWRWVDSKKGNEEVYLGVPRDRDQVFRVSDGLFPTVARRRWIAPTLQGFGREIDDVRYSLFKTRFVNHIPASHISYERWTEITENFVNAITDSVLEAALRRLPPETYTLRHNRLLTQLKDRRKAIPAAMDEYYRFINKIVDIRASDKNENAVLSDTPEGVRLTLRKKNKDGAITDTLMSKVYPSAITKEIRLYTGKGEDDVTVDVKESPVKIRLIGDSGAKTYEITDAGKKIRIYGKEEQVRISGNSARVIKRLDNDSTNTAFVPVNLYNVTVPLMNAGINIDDGFLLGAGFRHIRQEGFRKTPYANTQQIMLTHSFSTEAFALSYRGEWNRALGSASFVMSALINAPDNTRNFFGRGNSTPFIKTGDFKRYYRSRYNTYLLDAALQWRNDKGSSLSIGPSFQYYTSDPSDNVGRIISNSSLINSYDSLTVSKEKAHAGFVINFNSDKRNNAILPSWGTYVNIRIQGYKGLNDYSRSFLQVLPELAFYKSLNKKSTVVIAERLGGGISAGKTAFYQSLFLGGHDNLLGYRQYRFAGQHMVYNNLELRIKASDFASYILPGQFGFMAFYDIGRVWEKGERSSTWHNGTGAGVYFAPAQITLFRLLAGYSKEGWYPYAAMKFRF; this is encoded by the coding sequence ATGAAAAGATATCTATTGACAATTTTCCTTTTCACTCTCACTCTAAATCTCATTGCGCAGGACTCTGTCCTTTATCGGGTGATCTTAATAGGCGATGCGGGTGAAATTGACATGCAGCAGAAAAATGTTGTTTCGGACGCCGTAGCAAAAATACTTACCAGTAGGACATCTGTATTCTTTCTGGGCGACAACATCTATCCCAGAGGAATGGGCTTGCCAGGCAGCGCTGAAGAAAAGACAACGCAGGAGATCCTCAAATCACAATATGAGCCTTTACGCAAAGCTGGCGCTCCTGTATATTTTTTACCGGGGAATCACGACTGGGACCGGATGGGACCGGCAGGGCTTGCTAAAATTAAACAGCAGTCGAGGTTCCTTGAAATGCAGAATGACAGCCTTCTCAGAATGATACCTCGCGAAGGCTGTCCCGATCCGGTAGAAATCCCGCTTTCGGATAGTCTTACGGTAATTGCTTTTGATTCGGAATGGTGGGTATATACTTACAATAAAACGAATCAGGATGGAGATTGCGATTGCAGCACAAAAGATGAAATAATAATGCGGCTCGAAGAGCTTTTCTTTAAAAACAGGCATAAAGTGATCCTGCTTGCATCGCATCATCCATTTCAGACCTATGGCACTCATGGCGGATACTTCTCACTTAAAGATCATTTGTTCCCGCTCACTGCGGCTAGCAAAAACCTTTATATCCCACTTCCGGTAATAGGCTCACTATATCCGTTCCTTCGCAACACTTTTACGAATCCGGAAGACGTGAAACATCCTCTTTATCAGGATATGATCAGGAGAATTGACGGGGTGTTCGACAAGTATCCGAACCTGATCCATGTTGCGGGTCATGAACACGGCCTTCAGTTAATAAAGGGCGAACAGTTTCAGGTAGTCAGCGGCGCGGGTGCCAAAAACAGTTATGCAAAAAAAGGAAAACATTCCTTGTTTGCCGATGCTACACAAGGTTACGTTATTGCCGACATTCTGAAGGATAACGCAATTCAATTGACCTATTATATTTATTCTGACACCGGGGTATCGAAAGCTTTCTCCTATAAAAAGCCTTATGTGCGGGTTAGGGACGCGGAGCAGGCATTTTATGAAAGTTTCACGGGCGACAGTACGACAGTCGCTATCCGGCCCGATTACGAAAAAGCAAGCAACTGGCACAGGAAGCTTTTTGGAGAGAACTATCGTAAAGAGTGGGCAACCGAAACGAAGCTACCGCTCATCCGGATCTCTGAAATAAGCGGAGGGCTTAGACCCACTAAACGCGGCGGAGGAATGCAGTCTAAATCTTTACGGCTTGAAGATAAAAACGGCAAAGAATGGGTCATCAGGAGCGTTGAAAAAAGTCCTGACCTGTTACTGCCTGAAGCACTGCGTGAAACTTTTGCGAGGGACTGGCTCGACGACGCCGTAAGCGCTCAGCATCCTTACTCAGCATTAGTGGTACCTCCTCTGGCGCATGCCGCGAATGTCCCTCATACAAACCCGGTGATAGGTGTAATCGCTCCCGACAAAAATCTGGGGGTCTACGAAAAAGCATTTGTAAATACGGTATGCCTTTTAGAAGAGCGTGAACCTTTAGGAGAATCGGACAATACGTTTAAAGTTCTTGACAAAATCAGGAAAGATAATGATAACAGCTACGACAGTGAGGCGTTTTTAAGAGCACGCTTATTGGATCTTCTCATCGGCGACTGGGACCGGCATGAGGACCAATGGCGCTGGGTGGATAGTAAAAAGGGCAACGAAGAAGTTTATCTGGGCGTACCGCGAGACCGCGATCAGGTGTTCAGGGTATCGGACGGGCTTTTTCCAACAGTCGCCAGACGTCGCTGGATAGCTCCCACCCTGCAGGGTTTTGGGAGGGAGATTGACGATGTGCGCTACTCGCTGTTCAAAACCCGTTTCGTTAACCACATACCAGCGTCGCATATAAGTTATGAACGATGGACGGAAATCACCGAAAACTTTGTTAATGCCATTACAGATTCGGTACTCGAAGCTGCGTTGCGAAGGCTTCCTCCGGAAACTTATACTCTGAGACATAACCGGTTACTGACTCAATTAAAAGACAGAAGAAAGGCGATCCCGGCGGCGATGGATGAGTATTACCGATTTATAAACAAAATCGTTGATATAAGGGCAAGCGATAAAAACGAAAATGCAGTCCTAAGCGACACACCTGAAGGTGTGAGGCTTACATTGCGAAAGAAAAACAAGGATGGTGCAATTACGGATACGCTGATGTCTAAAGTCTATCCTTCTGCAATAACAAAGGAGATCAGGTTATATACAGGAAAAGGGGAAGATGACGTAACTGTAGATGTAAAAGAATCGCCTGTGAAAATACGTCTGATCGGAGATTCAGGAGCCAAAACCTATGAGATAACAGATGCAGGGAAAAAAATAAGGATTTACGGAAAGGAAGAACAGGTAAGGATTAGCGGAAATTCCGCCCGAGTCATAAAGCGGCTGGACAATGACAGCACAAACACGGCTTTTGTGCCCGTGAACCTTTATAATGTTACCGTACCGCTCATGAATGCAGGCATTAACATTGATGATGGCTTTCTCTTAGGAGCCGGGTTCAGGCATATCCGTCAGGAAGGTTTCAGAAAAACGCCTTATGCCAATACACAACAGATAATGCTCACACACTCCTTTTCAACAGAGGCTTTTGCGTTGAGTTACCGCGGTGAATGGAACAGGGCGCTCGGCTCGGCTAGTTTTGTCATGAGCGCTTTGATTAATGCACCTGATAATACACGAAACTTTTTCGGCAGAGGAAATTCAACTCCCTTCATTAAAACGGGCGATTTCAAAAGGTATTACCGTTCCCGCTATAATACCTATCTCCTTGATGCTGCCCTGCAATGGAGAAATGATAAAGGCAGCAGTCTGAGTATAGGCCCCTCTTTTCAGTATTATACCTCTGATCCTTCCGACAATGTGGGCCGGATCATCAGCAATTCTTCGCTTATTAATTCATACGACAGCCTCACCGTTTCAAAAGAGAAAGCCCACGCCGGCTTTGTTATTAATTTTAACAGCGATAAAAGGAATAACGCGATCCTGCCTTCCTGGGGAACGTACGTAAACATCAGGATACAAGGATACAAAGGACTTAATGACTATTCCAGATCATTTCTGCAGGTTCTGCCAGAGCTTGCCTTTTATAAAAGTCTGAATAAGAAATCGACGGTCGTCATTGCTGAACGTCTCGGTGGGGGTATCTCGGCGGGTAAAACAGCTTTTTACCAGTCGTTGTTCCTCGGCGGGCACGACAATCTGCTTGGGTACCGCCAGTACCGGTTCGCCGGTCAGCACATGGTATATAATAATCTTGAGCTGAGGATCAAAGCGTCGGATTTCGCCAGTTACATCCTGCCCGGACAATTCGGATTTATGGCGTTCTACGATATTGGAAGAGTATGGGAGAAAGGAGAGCGTTCATCAACCTGGCATAACGGAACCGGGGCCGGCGTGTATTTTGCTCCGGCACAAATTACCTTATTCAGGCTTTTGGCAGGCTATTCGAAAGAAGGGTGGTACCCTTATGCAGCAATGAAATTCAGATTTTAA
- a CDS encoding GAF domain-containing protein — protein MKLLSFPDTPFQIQLSFDSVIDNLESAVNEKANRQAGHEEALLKEINQHPELRTGITDIAQIESNAGLIRRLLAEYFPEPLTLNEIKGVSFPYLNVVFNRTQRFNNILKAAGDNFEFNIRDLDQHQFYVLNCCLILNEFYNTKLDFRKPLFYDIPASDGTIRHYRILYNADFLDILPTERSVKLTSADIDQLINNYDNLDLWMEKFPPKSWLIKGFALMSLIDVTIENAVSVLKERLLRFDAASFEQSIDPVFQSIFDTPHIKIGFTLFNSEDNTLSIAAFGKPLRSFIMEGTEPRNINDVLCPGSYQALIVERRYFAVSDTSDFHIENPDSSLACHVAPSAIRSFILAPVVKDDEVIGLLEVVSKKSKELNSINANKLDVVMPYITDNIKRLIVEFQNQIQAFIQEKFTTIHSSVYWKFKEEAQRYIYSRRRGEEKSLGAIVFNEVFPLYGEIDIKGSSAARNLSVQKDLQTQVLSLLSLLQKIPVPTPSDGFEKGKRQLERFLQDLLLPVKASTEQYITDYILNNIHPWLSECQEPGLASAIKEYFIENDKASGVFHAHRRKYEQSITMVNEKLAGIIDNRQEEAQQAFPHYYERFKTDGIEHNLYIGPSIAPGQAFTEKHLRDLRLWQLKVLCEMETAHHYYKPSLPYPLDVTTLVLVYDTPISVRFRMDEKRLDVDGSYNARFEIVKKRIDKACVLNTDERITQPGKITIVYSNLHEEKEYSEYVHLLQEQNILDRNIEKLDVEDLQGVVGLKALRVKINHDNTSLTMM, from the coding sequence ATGAAATTGTTGTCATTCCCCGATACACCTTTCCAGATACAGCTGTCGTTCGATTCTGTAATTGACAATCTTGAATCAGCCGTTAATGAAAAAGCAAATCGTCAGGCAGGGCATGAAGAGGCTTTGTTGAAAGAGATCAACCAGCATCCTGAACTCAGGACCGGAATTACAGATATAGCTCAAATTGAATCGAATGCCGGTCTGATTAGGCGCCTGCTCGCGGAGTATTTTCCTGAGCCACTTACCTTAAACGAGATAAAGGGCGTATCCTTTCCATATTTAAATGTGGTTTTTAACCGTACACAACGGTTCAATAATATTCTCAAAGCAGCCGGCGATAATTTTGAGTTTAATATCCGCGACTTAGATCAGCACCAGTTTTACGTTCTCAATTGCTGTTTGATACTTAATGAGTTCTACAATACGAAACTCGACTTCAGAAAACCATTATTCTACGATATTCCTGCTTCAGATGGAACCATCAGACACTACAGGATTTTGTATAATGCTGATTTTCTCGATATTTTACCCACCGAAAGATCGGTTAAACTCACTTCCGCTGATATTGATCAGTTAATAAACAACTACGACAATCTGGATTTATGGATGGAAAAGTTTCCGCCAAAAAGCTGGTTAATCAAGGGCTTCGCCTTGATGTCGCTGATTGATGTGACGATAGAAAACGCAGTATCCGTTCTTAAGGAAAGATTGCTGCGTTTCGATGCAGCGAGTTTTGAACAGAGTATTGATCCTGTATTCCAATCGATTTTCGACACGCCGCATATTAAAATAGGCTTTACCTTATTTAACAGTGAAGACAATACGCTTAGTATTGCCGCTTTTGGCAAGCCCCTGCGCAGTTTTATTATGGAGGGCACCGAACCCCGCAACATTAACGATGTGTTATGCCCCGGATCGTACCAGGCGCTGATCGTCGAGAGGCGTTATTTCGCCGTTTCGGATACCTCTGATTTTCATATTGAAAACCCCGATAGCTCTTTAGCTTGTCATGTGGCACCCTCCGCGATCAGGAGCTTTATTTTAGCTCCCGTTGTTAAAGATGACGAAGTTATAGGCTTGCTGGAGGTAGTATCAAAGAAGTCCAAAGAACTTAACAGTATCAATGCCAACAAGCTGGATGTGGTGATGCCCTATATCACAGATAATATTAAAAGGCTGATTGTCGAATTCCAGAATCAGATTCAGGCATTTATACAGGAAAAGTTTACCACTATCCATTCCAGCGTATACTGGAAATTTAAGGAAGAAGCGCAGCGTTATATCTATAGCCGGCGGCGCGGGGAGGAAAAGTCGTTAGGCGCAATAGTCTTTAACGAGGTATTTCCCCTATATGGTGAAATTGATATAAAGGGTTCATCGGCTGCGCGCAATCTCAGCGTTCAGAAAGATTTGCAAACCCAAGTGCTCAGTCTGTTGTCGTTATTGCAGAAAATACCAGTTCCCACGCCATCTGACGGCTTTGAGAAGGGAAAGAGACAACTCGAACGTTTTTTGCAGGATCTGCTTCTTCCGGTGAAGGCAAGCACCGAACAATATATAACCGACTACATACTGAACAATATTCATCCATGGCTGAGTGAATGCCAGGAACCCGGTTTAGCCAGTGCAATAAAAGAATATTTTATAGAGAATGATAAAGCCTCCGGGGTGTTTCATGCTCATCGGCGTAAATACGAACAGTCTATAACGATGGTAAATGAGAAGCTGGCGGGTATAATTGACAACAGGCAGGAAGAGGCCCAACAGGCATTCCCTCATTATTATGAACGGTTTAAAACCGACGGAATTGAGCATAACCTGTATATCGGCCCGTCTATAGCGCCGGGACAGGCTTTTACAGAAAAACACCTGAGGGACCTGCGCTTATGGCAGCTAAAGGTTTTATGTGAGATGGAGACGGCTCACCATTACTATAAACCGTCACTTCCTTACCCGCTTGACGTTACTACACTGGTTTTGGTGTACGATACGCCCATTTCTGTTCGGTTTAGAATGGATGAAAAACGGCTTGATGTAGACGGCAGCTATAACGCCAGGTTTGAAATAGTAAAAAAGCGGATTGATAAAGCTTGTGTGCTGAATACCGATGAGCGAATAACACAGCCAGGGAAAATCACCATCGTTTATTCCAACCTGCATGAAGAAAAAGAATATAGCGAGTACGTTCATTTGCTTCAGGAACAGAATATACTCGACCGGAATATAGAAAAACTTGATGTGGAAGATTTACAGGGTGTGGTTGGGCTAAAAGCACTGAGGGTGAAGATCAATCACGATAACACCTCTTTAACGATGATGTAA
- a CDS encoding sulfite exporter TauE/SafE family protein gives MELTGYIASALIGIFLGLIGGGGSILTVPVMVYLFGVPPLLATSYSLFIVGTTSLIGAVNNLRKGQVNLRAALFFGASSVITVFITRKFIVPAIPKDIVTIGEFTITEPFLTMILFGTLMLLASFSMIRDHDKPSPEKECSDCIRFFKLTGYGVSIGLVTGFLGAGGGFLLIPALIFLIKLPMKKAIGTSLFIIAINSLVGFAGDLGHFTIDWQFLSVITLIAIAGIFIGGLINKRIPGEKLKKGFGWFVLVMGLYIIVKEVLS, from the coding sequence ATGGAATTAACAGGGTATATTGCATCGGCCTTAATAGGTATATTTTTAGGATTGATTGGTGGAGGTGGATCTATCCTCACTGTACCTGTTATGGTGTATTTGTTCGGCGTACCTCCATTGCTGGCTACCTCCTATTCGCTTTTCATCGTTGGAACCACCAGCTTAATCGGAGCTGTCAATAATCTAAGAAAAGGACAGGTAAATCTAAGAGCAGCGCTTTTTTTTGGCGCCTCATCTGTTATAACTGTTTTTATAACAAGAAAATTTATCGTGCCTGCAATTCCCAAAGATATTGTGACAATTGGTGAATTTACCATTACAGAGCCCTTCCTCACAATGATACTGTTTGGTACGCTGATGTTGCTGGCCTCCTTTAGTATGATCCGTGATCATGATAAACCCTCACCTGAGAAAGAGTGTTCTGATTGTATAAGATTTTTTAAGCTAACAGGTTATGGAGTTAGTATCGGCCTGGTAACGGGATTCCTTGGTGCAGGCGGCGGATTCCTCCTCATCCCCGCCCTGATATTTCTGATCAAGCTGCCCATGAAAAAGGCCATAGGAACATCTTTATTCATTATTGCAATTAACTCCCTTGTTGGCTTCGCCGGAGACCTGGGGCATTTCACAATTGACTGGCAATTCCTTTCAGTTATAACGCTGATCGCCATTGCAGGGATATTCATCGGGGGCCTGATAAATAAAAGAATCCCTGGCGAAAAACTAAAAAAGGGCTTTGGTTGGTTTGTACTGGTTATGGGCCTTTACATCATCGTTAAAGAGGTGTTATCGTGA